The DNA window ATCATCCACAACTCTTGACAATATCTCAAATATTACGCTATCGAAGTCGTTCGCGGTAGACTGTGAACTGGCAAACGTCTAGAGGCTGTCCCGTAAGCTTCCTGTCGGTCGATTTGCAGGTCGAATGGTCGATACTGTCTTTCCCGCAAATGCGGGAACCTATTGAAAGAGCAGCCGTTAAATGGGCACCCGCCTGCGCGGGTGTGACACCACCGGCTTCTTTTCAAACGCTTACCGAGCTTGCGAGACAGCCTCTCTACATCAGCCGCACACCCGTAGTACAAAAAGAAAGCCGCATCGTAAAGATGCGGCTTCAACTATATGCTAACTCCAGAAGTCAGCTACGACGGGATTTTGCCGCCCGCGAGTCTGATTCGGTTCTCAGCGCGACGAAGAGCATTTGTAGCGCGCGTAATATCGACATCGGTACTGTGCAGTCCAATCCGCTCTTTGGCGCGAGTGTATGCCGATCGCGCGCGATCAAGATCGATTTCATCGATGAACTCGACAGCGTCGGCGAGGATTGTCGCAACATTATCGGAGACCTCGAGAAATCCGCCCGCAACCGCGGCAGTTCTCTCTTTATCATCTGATTCAGAAATTGTAATTTTGCCTGGTTTGAGCGCAGTGATCAGCGGTGCATGATGCGACAGAACACCGAGATATCCCTCGCTGCCCGGAACCACTATTCCTTTGACGTCGTGCTCATAGAGCACTTTTGCCGGTGATACTATCGATAGCTTAAACATACCGCTATGCCTTCTTCATCTTCTCGGTCCGCTCCAGAACCTCGTCGAGCGTTCCTGCCATATAGAAAGCCTGCTCAGGAATGTCATCGCACTTGCCCTCGACCAGTTCCTTGAATCCGGCAATCGTATCGGCAATCTTGACATATCTGCCGGAACGACCGGTGAACTGTTCAGCCACGAAGAAGGGCTGCGAGAAAAACCGCTGAATCTTCCTTGCTCGAGCCACTACCAACCTGTCATCCTCGGAAAGTTCGTCGATGCCGAGAATCGCGATGATATCCTGCAGATCTTTATATCTCTGCAGAATCTGCTGTACAGCTCTTGCGACCAGATAATGCTCCATTCCAACAACTGCCGGATCGAGAATTCTGGAGGTCGATGCAAGCGGATCGACAGCGGGATAGATTCCGAGTTCTGCAATCTGACGTGACAACACCGATGTAGCATCGAGATGCGCGAATGTCGTTGCCGGAGCAGGGTCTGTCAGGTCGTCTGCCGGTACGTAAATCGCCTGCACCGATGTGATCGAACCCGCCTTGGTCGATGTGATTCTCTCCTGCAGTGCGCCCATCTCTGTTCCGAGAGTCGGCTGATATCCGACTGCTGACGGCATACGTCCGAGCAGCGCGGATACTTCAGAGCCGGCCTGCACGAAACGGAAGATGTTGTCGACGAACAGGAGCACGTCCTGATGCATCTCGTCACGGAAATACTCGGCCATTGTCAGACCGGAGAGTCCGACACGGAGACGAGATCCCGGCGGCTCGTTCATCTGACCGTAACACATACAAGTCTTCGGCAACACGCCCGACTCTTTCATTTCGAGCCAGAGGTCATTGCCCTCACGCGTACGCTCACCGACGCCGCAGAACACTGAATAGCCACCGTGCTCCTGCGCGATGTTACGGATGAGCTCCATGATAATGACGGTCTTGCCAACGCCGGCGCCACCGAACAGACCGACCTTTCCACCCTTCACGTATGGCTCAAGCAGGTCCACGACCTTGATTCCGGTCTCGAACTGCTCGGTCTTGGTGTCCTGGTCCTGGAATGTCGGCGGGGGATGGTGAATCGGAAGTCTCGGCGTGTCCGCTGGAATCGGACCGAGCTGATCGATCGGCTCGCCAAGCAGATTGAAGATTCTGCCGAGAGTAACTTTACCAACCGGCACCGAAATCGGAGCACCGGTATCGATCACTTCCATATTTCTTACCAGACCGTCTGTCGAACCAAGAGCAACACATCTGACGACGTTGTCGCCGATGTGCATAGCGACCTCAACAGTCAGGTTGATGCCTCTCTCCTGATCTATGATCTTGATGGCATTGAGGATATTGGGCAGCTTATCGGCGTCGAACTCGCAGTCGACTGTCGGCCCGATCACCTGCACAATCTTCCCTTTGTTGCCAGAGACTAAGATATCGCTATTTACCGCCATGAAAACAAACCTCTATGTTAATAACATTCTTTTCGCAATGACCGAAAAACTATCCTTTCAAGGCCTCGGCACCGGAAACGACTTCGAGGAGTTCCTTGGTAATTGTTGCCTGGCGTGCCTTGTTCATGACAAGCGTCAGGTTATCTATCATCTCTCCGGCGTTTTTGGTCGCAGATCCCATAGCGATCATACGCGTGCCGTGCTCCGAAGCCAGCGCCTCAGCCATAGACATCTGTGCAACGGTCTGGGCATAGTTCGGAAGGAGCGCGGCATAGATGCTCGCAGCATCCGGCTCGAAAATATACTCTTTGCCCAAGTGTGCTTCTTCGCCGACGCCGAATTCCTGTTCGATCGGAAGAAACTGTTTGCGCGCAATCCTGAATCTCGCTGTCGAGATGAAGGCCGTGTACAGGAACACAATCTGGTCAACCTCGCCGGAGACAAAACTATTCGTCAGAAAATACGTCATGTCCCTGACCTTGGCGAGATCCATATTGCCTGAAAAATCGAGATATGATGCGACAATCGAGACATTTCTCCTGCGGAAATAATCGCGACCTCGTTTGCCAACACACACCAAATCAAGATTCTCCGGTGCGTAGTCCTTCCTGAAAGCCTCCGCGGTTCTGATCAGATTGGAATTGTACGATCCGCAAAGTCCTCTGTCAGACGTGAAGAGCACGAGAGTCGTCTTCTTCACTTCCCGTTTCTCGAAAAACGGATGAGTCACCTGACCCGACGCCGAAGAGAGATGCCCAAGCATCTCGACCATCTTCTCGGCGTACGGTCTGTAAGACTCTATTCTCTGCTGAGCGCGTCGGAGTTTCGCCGCAGCGACCATTTCCATGGCCTTGGTGATCTGCTTGGTCGATTCAACCGCGCGGATACGTTTCTTTAAGTCTCTAGTAGTAGCCATTGTAACTCTCGGCTTAGAGTCTACTCAGTGATCTTGAACTTGCTATTGAATTCCTCAAGCGCCTTCTTCATCTTCGCCTGAGTATCATCGGAAATCACATTCTCCTTAGCGATTGTGTGACTGATGTCGGGATAGTCCTTATCCATGAATTCGAACAGCTCTGTTTCGTATCTTGCAAGATCGGGAACCGGTATCTTATCGAGGAATCCCTCACTACCGGCCCAGATAATGATAACCTGCCTTTCCTGCAGCATCGGTACATACTGCCCCTGTTTCAGGATTTCAACCATTCTTGCGCCT is part of the Candidatus Zixiibacteriota bacterium genome and encodes:
- the atpG gene encoding ATP synthase F1 subunit gamma, yielding MATTRDLKKRIRAVESTKQITKAMEMVAAAKLRRAQQRIESYRPYAEKMVEMLGHLSSASGQVTHPFFEKREVKKTTLVLFTSDRGLCGSYNSNLIRTAEAFRKDYAPENLDLVCVGKRGRDYFRRRNVSIVASYLDFSGNMDLAKVRDMTYFLTNSFVSGEVDQIVFLYTAFISTARFRIARKQFLPIEQEFGVGEEAHLGKEYIFEPDAASIYAALLPNYAQTVAQMSMAEALASEHGTRMIAMGSATKNAGEMIDNLTLVMNKARQATITKELLEVVSGAEALKG
- the atpD gene encoding F0F1 ATP synthase subunit beta, whose product is MAVNSDILVSGNKGKIVQVIGPTVDCEFDADKLPNILNAIKIIDQERGINLTVEVAMHIGDNVVRCVALGSTDGLVRNMEVIDTGAPISVPVGKVTLGRIFNLLGEPIDQLGPIPADTPRLPIHHPPPTFQDQDTKTEQFETGIKVVDLLEPYVKGGKVGLFGGAGVGKTVIIMELIRNIAQEHGGYSVFCGVGERTREGNDLWLEMKESGVLPKTCMCYGQMNEPPGSRLRVGLSGLTMAEYFRDEMHQDVLLFVDNIFRFVQAGSEVSALLGRMPSAVGYQPTLGTEMGALQERITSTKAGSITSVQAIYVPADDLTDPAPATTFAHLDATSVLSRQIAELGIYPAVDPLASTSRILDPAVVGMEHYLVARAVQQILQRYKDLQDIIAILGIDELSEDDRLVVARARKIQRFFSQPFFVAEQFTGRSGRYVKIADTIAGFKELVEGKCDDIPEQAFYMAGTLDEVLERTEKMKKA
- the atpC gene encoding ATP synthase F1 subunit epsilon; amino-acid sequence: MFKLSIVSPAKVLYEHDVKGIVVPGSEGYLGVLSHHAPLITALKPGKITISESDDKERTAAVAGGFLEVSDNVATILADAVEFIDEIDLDRARSAYTRAKERIGLHSTDVDITRATNALRRAENRIRLAGGKIPS